The Blastocatellia bacterium genome contains the following window.
GAGGACGAGAATTTTATCGGCCATCACCACGAGCACGAGTGTCAGCGGCAAGACCAGTAATAAAATGCTCTTGGCTCCGCGAAGGTAGAGATCACGTAGAGTCTCGGTCTCACTCTGATATTCGCTCACGGCGGGGAAGAGCGCGGTCGTGATGTTGGGGATCAACGAGAGCATGCGTTGGGCGACGGCCTGGGGAATCGCGTAGTAAGTGACCTGAGCAATGGGCAGGAAGAGAGCGATCAACAGGCGATCCGTTTGAAAGACCAGGTGCCCGCTGATGAGGGAGAGAGCCTTGAAGCCGCTGAAACGCAAAAGCCGGGCCAGCGTCGGCCGATCCCATCGGGGGACGAACGCCATCCGGGGAAGAAGCCGCTTGCTCACGAGAGCGAAAACGCCGAGCCCCACCCAGGCCATGACGACGTTGAAGATCACGATCTCACGGAGCGAGAATCCGAGCGCCAGGAGTATGACCTGTCCCAGCACGGTCGTCGTCCCCAATCCGATGGTGGCCTTCACCAGCAGATCGAATCGTTGGAGCGCCTGGGGAATGGCCATGAAAACCATCGCCAGCATCGTTGCCAGCACCCCCAGAGAACTGAGGGAAAAAGCTTCTCGAGCGGTGCCGATGAGCGCCGGTGGGAGATCAAAAACAGTGGTGGCCAGCGGCTCGGCCAGAATCCACATGAGGAGTGCCCCTCCGATTCCGACAAGAATGTAGAGCGTCAGGGCCGTCCCCACCAGTTTCCGGAGCGCCACAACATCCTGACGGGCATGGTACTCGGCCACATATTTGATCACGGCAGCTCCCAGTCCGAGATCGAGAACTGCCGCGTATCCGACAACCAGAGTGATGATCGAGAGCAAGCCATACGAGTCCGCCCCGAGATGACGGACGATATACGGAACCGATCCCAGAGTGAGGAGCAGAAACCAGACCTGGGCCAGAAAGTTGTACGAGATATTGCGCAGAAGCCGATGCCCTCGATCCATCGGTGTGCTCCTCGCTCGCCCCGGATCCGTGAAGCATAGAGTGTGGCGCGAGTCCGTGAGGGAGGGCAAGAGAAGTAGCGCTGACTTTCCAGTCTGCGAAAAAGCACGGGCTGGAAATCCAATGTAGCGCCGACTTTTCAGTCTGCGAAAAAAGCGCCACAGGTTGCGCCGTTGACCCTTGCGGGAGATCTTGATAATCTCACACAGCCCGCTGAGCGATGACGACGCAAAGATCAGGACGATCATCATGCGACGCATTGGCGTAGATACTGGAGGAACGTTTACCGATTTCATCTTCGTGAGCGACGGGGCAATCGAAGTATTGAAACTCCCCTCGACGCCGAGGCGGCCGGAGGCTGCATTCCTCACGGGTGTGAAGAAGCTACTTCGTTCGACGGACACCGACGTGGAGATCGTGCACGGGACGACCGTGGGGACAAACGCCGTGCTGGAACGGAAGGGAGCGCGGACTGCTCTGCTGACGACCGCAGGATTTGAAGATGTGATCGAGATCGGCCGCCAGAATCGTCCGGGGCTCTATTGGTTGAAGGCTTCCAAGCCGCGCCCGCTCGTTCCTCGGGAACTGCGTTTTGGCATCCGCGAGCGCGTGACGTCAAGTGGCGATGTGCTCGTGCCCGTGGATGAGTCGCAGCTCGAGATGGTGGCGGATCGGCTCGTCGCTCTCGGTGTCGAGTCCATTGCCGTGTGCTACCTTTTTTCTTTCCTTCGCCCGGAGCACGAAGCGCAAACAGCCGTGCGGCTGCAACGGCTGGGCTTGCCGATCTCGGTGTCCCATCGCATCCTGCCGGAATATCGAGAGTACGAACGAACCTCCACGACGGTGATCAACGCGTATCTTGCCCCGCTCATGGCCACCTACCTTCGGCGCATGGCTGAAGGGCTGGAGCGACTCGATGAGCAGGGAGCGGAAAAGCGGTGGTGTCGCCTGCGCCTGATGCAGTCCAACGGAGGCGCGATCTCGGCCGAGGTGGCCGCCGAGCAGCCGGTGAGAACCGTCCTGTCGGGACCGGCGGGGGGCGTCGTGGGGGCTTATGAGGTCGCTCGCCGGGCGGGCTTCGCGCGCATCATCACGTTTGATATGGGCGGTACCTCGACCGATGTCAGCCTGGTGGATGGAGCGATCCGGACGACGACCGAAGCGCGCGTGGCTGAACTACCCATCGGTATTCCGGTCATTGATATTCACACGGTGGGAGCGGGCGGAGGGTCCATTGCCCGACTGGATGAAGGGGGCGCATTGCGCGTCGGACCCGAAAGTGCCGGAGCCGATCCCGGTCCCGTCTGCTACGGTATAGGCCGTGATCTCACGGTGACGGATGCGCACCTGATTCTCGGCCGACTCGATCCACACTATTTCCTCGGAGGCCAGATGACGCTCGATCTCGCCCGGACCGAGGAGCACTTT
Protein-coding sequences here:
- a CDS encoding oligosaccharide flippase family protein, with the protein product MDRGHRLLRNISYNFLAQVWFLLLTLGSVPYIVRHLGADSYGLLSIITLVVGYAAVLDLGLGAAVIKYVAEYHARQDVVALRKLVGTALTLYILVGIGGALLMWILAEPLATTVFDLPPALIGTAREAFSLSSLGVLATMLAMVFMAIPQALQRFDLLVKATIGLGTTTVLGQVILLALGFSLREIVIFNVVMAWVGLGVFALVSKRLLPRMAFVPRWDRPTLARLLRFSGFKALSLISGHLVFQTDRLLIALFLPIAQVTYYAIPQAVAQRMLSLIPNITTALFPAVSEYQSETETLRDLYLRGAKSILLLVLPLTLVLVVMADKILVLWMGPDVAAHSEMALRLLAFGFFLASFSALPCVVAEGVGRPELPALFATLSAVLNLGFALLLIPRWGINGAALSLILNAAIQVPLFLAQVNRKIVGIRPGEYISRILLRPLLAAGPPTAFLVVAAPEATTWLRLALILLAGGTLYLVSCLLCGCIEPGERLKLKQYYTAVVRGSSR
- a CDS encoding hydantoinase/oxoprolinase family protein is translated as MRRIGVDTGGTFTDFIFVSDGAIEVLKLPSTPRRPEAAFLTGVKKLLRSTDTDVEIVHGTTVGTNAVLERKGARTALLTTAGFEDVIEIGRQNRPGLYWLKASKPRPLVPRELRFGIRERVTSSGDVLVPVDESQLEMVADRLVALGVESIAVCYLFSFLRPEHEAQTAVRLQRLGLPISVSHRILPEYREYERTSTTVINAYLAPLMATYLRRMAEGLERLDEQGAEKRWCRLRLMQSNGGAISAEVAAEQPVRTVLSGPAGGVVGAYEVARRAGFARIITFDMGGTSTDVSLVDGAIRTTTEARVAELPIGIPVIDIHTVGAGGGSIARLDEGGALRVGPESAGADPGPVCYGIGRDLTVTDAHLILGRLDPHYFLGGQMTLDLARTEEHFAAFCRNFPSLGRTTAEAVAVAQGILDVANANMARAIKVISVERGYDPREFTLVAFGGAGGLHACDLAEMLSIPRVLIPENPGLLSALGVLLSDVVKDYSQTVMLPQAEIVPEKVDRWFIPLEERARQDLQAEGFSPSAIRFARYLDLRYVGQSFELSVPWSANAVEEFHRAHEQRYGYADRTRAVELVTVRVRAWGETEKPSFRARESAGPKPSPSAMWARRRVYFSTRPEETTFYRREELAPGNVLDGPAIVLEYSATTVIPPAWQGLVDAWGNLILQRKK